The Helicoverpa armigera isolate CAAS_96S chromosome 7, ASM3070526v1, whole genome shotgun sequence genomic sequence gatcACAAGCAGACCCgatattaacgtgctctccaatACACCCgtacgggtgtatcaatctACAACTTCCAGACTAATGGCTGCTTAAAAatcgatttcggcccgactcggtaATCGAACCTGAGACCTCAGTCATAGCATGCACTTGCGACCATTAGACTAACGAGGCGAACATAACGTCAATATACTCACGTCGTAGTTAGCTGCCAGAGTGTCCGCCATTATCTCCACCTGACAATTCAATACAATcgttatttaacattttattaacattaaatcTTTTTAATGTTCTGTTCTATGATAATTATTactatcttatatataaaaatgaattgctgttcgttagtctcactaaaactcgagaatggctgaaccgatttggctcattttggttttaaaatgtttgtagagggccagggaaggtttaaacgataacgaagttcgcgggatcagctagtcaaaaatataatatactagctggtgcccgcgacttcgtctgcgcaggtttagtatttcgaacaaaatgtttacaaattgtagcctatgtgttattctgatgtataagctatattattgtaaagtttcattaaaatccattcagaagtttttgcgtgaaagagtaacaaacatccatacatacaaactttcgcgtttataatattagtaggattttattatatgtaaagatATACATACTAAcctcataaatattttctgatggATGATAGCCGCCCTGTAACAAGaaaggtatatatttaattgCATGTTACAGAAAACTATGTACGACTATGTATCAGCAGATCTCTGAGTAGCTTTATTAGCGGTTTGTCCATGAAATTTTGATAGCAAATGATAGATTGCCAATATAGGTGCTCATCAAATATGTTGATGCGTGTCACAATATTCCGCGGAGTGAGTACCGACCAGCGGCGTGTCGTGCTGCTGCAGCAGCGGGCGCAGCTCGTGGTCGCGGAAGGCCTCCCAGCGCGGCGCCAGGTCGGGCGGCAGCGGCGCCGCGTCGGGCTGCGCCAGCGCCCGCGCCAGCCGCGCCAGGCACAGCACCACGTGCCCCATGTAGCCCGGCCGCGGGCCCggccccgcccgcgccgcctccCACGCGTCCATCAGCCGCGCCAGCAGCCCGCACTCCTCCACCAGCTGCACACCACACCAcattcaaacataaacaaactttGCTACATAAACAGTTACGATATAAATCTGATGTGCAGGAGCCCGTATCGAGGCTATATTTAGCagttgttacaaaataaattcataaccAGTATTATCTAGGGTATTAAATTGTCCACAAGGTATGAAGTGATGCAGCTAAGTAGTCGTGTACTGACATGTCGCTGGTACTGGTTGCGGAAGACGCGGTTGGTGAGCGTGCTTGAGCAGCGTGTACACGCGTGCAGGAAGTTGTTGTTGGGGTGCTGGAAGAACAGCTCCACCAGCAGCGCCGGCGTGCCCAGCGTCAGCAGCGTGCGCGCCACCTCCTCCACCTCCGACAGCGCCAGGTGCGCCAGCAGCGCCGCCACCTGCACGCGGGCGAGCCCCACCCGGCCCTCGGCGCCCGGCCGCAGCAGCGCGTGGTGCAGCAGCGGCAGGTGCGGCGCCACGGCCAGCTCCACGGCGCTGCGCTCGTCGTCGGCGGCGGGCTCGTCCTCGCAGCAGCTTGGCGCGCAGCGCGTCGtgcagcagcagcagcacggCAGCCTGCACCAGCGCCGcgtcgcgcgccgccgcgccgctcgtGAACATGCCGCCCAGCagcgcgcgcacgccgcgcTCGGCCGCCAGGCGCGCCAGCAGCGCCCAGCTCGTGCGGgaccgcgccgcgccgcccgcccgcgcAGCCCGACGCGATGAGCTCGCACAGCAGCGCCGCCGCGTTGCCGGCCGCCACCGCCGCCGTGcgccgccgcgcgcgctccGCCGCCTCCGCGCCGTCCTGCGCCGGCGCCTCCGCCGGGGTGCCTGACGCCAACACGCACTCACTGAACGAAGCCTGCTTCTCTACGATTCATTTAAATATACCCGCGAAATTCCCTCGGATACCCGTAGGTGTTTTATCCACCCCGGcgaaaaacacaaataataaggTAGACATTTTTGCATCTTCCCTTACAAAtaacgattttattttaatatatgttGTATTTGCTGAtttagggtgcttacataaagaaacaggttgccggtacagacaaacctgtacgggtaggtaccgatcatataatatttcaatacaatcctgtcgactcacttataaagaaacaggtaagttacaacctgtttctttatttaAGCACCCTAATACGACATAACGTTTAAACTCTGTGATAAAGTTTTAGCTCATAATGGTGCTGTTCCAACTGATAAGCAAACGTAACATAGGTAAGCGTGCGTACCTTTATCTCGATCAGCGTCGCTGCCCCCGGAGTCGTCCTTGTGGTTGTGGTGAGGCTTCTCGCTGGTCTCGTGCTCCGCCTTCTCCGCGTCCGCCAGCTCCTCGGGCACGTACGTGCCGCACACGATCTGTATGAGGCACTCCAGGAACTGGTGCTCGTCCAGCCACTGCGGACCACACGCATGTACACCGTTACAACGTCTCTTATGCCGTCACAACACAAATACATCCCGATGGTACAAACGTGAACAACGAACGGGGGAAGGAAACTTCAGCGAAGTTGTCATCAAGCAGtcaggtcaggcgccttcttctaagtCAAATCAATACCGAGTTCCTTGAGCCATTTATCAAagttttttggttttacaaataGAAGGCGTATGAGAATTTTCCTGTTATGTATATTTATCTCTGCTCGTCATTTTGTTGCCCATGATCTTACTCCTCCCGCCTCGCATACAAGCATTATGCGCAGGAGTACAGGAATAAACAGGACAATGTGTATAAGTGAATATTCGTTGTACTCAAAACAAGTGATTGTTAGATGTGACGACCTGAGGACACTATGCCACAGCTGTTGGATCGAGGGCGCGAACACCTTCACCGGCCTGCTTAAACGCACTCGTGTTTGTAAACTTAGTCACTGAACCAACACAGCACGCGGCCACATTCCTCAACACATAACATCAGTCGTTACAGGACAAACGACATGCTTATCAGCATCCTATGTATACAAACACATGATTGTGCTGACGCTGAAAGCAACAACCGAACCTGCTTAGTCAGCACTGAGATCGGTGACAGGGGCCATCACAATTCGAACAAACACTTTATCAGTGATCAAAATGTTTActcattattgtatttatttaacacatttTGTAAAGTTGTGGACAATATGACTCACACAACAGATGTGCATTACGCTATTTGTAACGTGAATGACATTTCCAGCACAAATATTTAGCTGATTACGAAGGAGTACAAATAATTCAACAGTGTCAGTGGCACAATGGGGGGGTCATCGAAACGTGGATATTAAAGGAAATATTGTATGACTGAAGCAGCACAGcaatattgaaatgtttatatCTTGCTCATATTTTATCTCACACAGTTTTAATTGGAGAACGATTAAACTTAGATACTAATTTGGATATATAATCTTTAAcagtacttattttataaatgtgaaagtaattaCTTCTAGTTATTCTTAAGTCCTTGTGTAGAGCTTTCACTAAAAGGTTATCAAGTGGTCATCAAGTGGTCATGTTCTGAATAAGCTTAGTTCAGTTTTCTAGATGTTGTTTGAGTTTTGACTAGCAATCAGAATACGTAGGTTTCTGTTTTTGCAATGGGTATGGGTATACCGTTAACATAGcaagtaatcaaataaaaataatcgcaATACATGGAATCTCTGGGAACACCTAAAAGGgaatcttcatcatcatcatcatcatcatctcagctataggacgtccactgctgaacataggcctctctcttagatctccacagatacctgttggaggcgacctgcatccagcgtcttccggcgacctttataaggtcgtctgtccaccttgttggagAGACGACTTTGAAGGGAAGCTTTACGTACCAGAAAAGAAGAGGTGTAGTAAGTAAACCATGAAATATTGTAGAACACGACAAtcaaaacaagtaaacaaagtcactttgtaattataatattgttaggACTGAAGACTTTCTCGCTTTAAGTTCTATTTACATAACAGGAAAACCTCATGTTATTCGATAATATTATAATCGTAATATCGTGATAAATAATGACGTCAATCGTGGCATGCATTGGCGTCATATAACAACTACACTATACAGAATATCATTGTTACTTTGTGCTGACAGAACAGCTACTGCATTATTGTCAAGACGCTTTTATTTAATCGTGACTTATTCCATATCTGTGATAAATAGTTTCATCTGACAAGCGTCCTAAATGTGCGGCGGCGCCTTCCACCGCGAACTAAACTAGTACAATACACGTCGCTATCATCTTGTAGAACAACAACGATATAATATCACTTTGTTACACACGACTCTACTCGCGTACATCgcacaaacattaaataaataagctaacAACAATACTAAATAGAACATGTAGTACATTAACACAAGTAACTGAATGTATGCTTGAATCTACATCTACATAAATGAAGTCCCAGTAACCTCCCTACATTGCCTAGGTAAACAGGAGACTGGCACCACGTGACCTACCTCCATGACAGTCTTTTTGAAGAGGTCGTCAAGCCTGATGAAGTACTTGAAGGTGTCTGCGATCGCAGAGGTGGACATGTGGCGCAGCAGGTTCGGCAGGAAGTCACGCCGCGACTTGAAGAAGTCCAGGACTCGCAGACACACTATGTGATATAGGTAGCAGTCCTGGGGAGTAATGGCTCCAGATTAGAAAAACATGTGATTTAGTCATTTGCTGTAACTTCTCTAGCTCTCTAGTCTAGCTCAGCTGTGAAATTCAGAAGTCCGCATGCTTTATTGCTATTTAAAAAGCACATTAGAATAACTTTGAATAATGATTGAATGCTGTGTAACCTGTTTGGGGCTCCTTTCGAGCAGCATTTCGACAGTTTTGCTGAAGTAGGAGGCGAGCAGCGGGTTGAGCGGCGGCTCCCGGTTGATGAAGTCGCAGAGGCGGTTCATCTGCGTGGCGTCCAGCGACAGGCGGTCGCTCAGCATGGACAGGTGGCTGGTGAGCACCTCGCACGCGATGTTGGCGTGCCGGTACTGCGACGCCAGCTCCACATTCTTCGGCGGCTCCTCTGTGATCAGTGTTATCAGCTCCGCCAGAATCTCTGGCTTTGTGAGGCTGCAATACCATACAATATCATGGTATCAATTTCACTAATAATcacaatatatataataatatatatagtGTTTAATTGGACTAatcctattaatatttaatttatgttcatatatgttcaaagtaaaatatcaagattgtggaataaataaatatatcttgtGACATCAGTCTACCCGTGGCTATGGATGCTGTAATGGATCcaaaacgtcgggattaaataatattaatataactgcGATAAGATCCATAGCAGTAaataagtgtcagaaatcaaaatATCTTGTGAGTTTGGTAGGTGtcctttttattaatatttttataagcctTTACAGAAAAAACTTCTTGAGTGTTATCAGGaaaatttaatataagtaataGCTCTCGAATTAGAAATAACTTCTACTACAGCcgtcatataaaaaaaatattttttcacattacTGCATCAGCATTGGTTGAACACTCAATTATTCAGTTTTTGATGTTCATTTTATTATGAGGGTTTTAAAGCCTTTAAACCCTTGTTCAAATACTGGAATGTTGTTTTTAATCAGTCCtgatcatttttttaattttttttggaatctGTTGCCGTATGTATTAAGAGGAGCTTGTAACTAAGTAGCGATTACTTCCATGTTATGTAAAGCCCCTTAAGCTTATGTAGCTCATGTAGTTCCATCTGTGTTTGTACATATTCAACAGTTGGTACGGATAGTCAGGAGCCAATTAAGGCTGGTGACTGGGTTGTGTTACACTAGATACCAGAAAAGTTCAAAAACAAAGCTATCCATGGggataaaatttcaaaatagtATGTAATCAGAGAATCAGAGAATTGAATAGAGATAATACTGAAATCATCACTGGCCGTTGATAGCCCAGGATCCATAGAAATTTACCCATTGTCCTTTCAGTTCAGTTCAGTACTTTTGCAGTAAAAGTCAGCCAGACAcagttacttttatatttataataaaagtaacattaaaCGGACGGATCGCATCCGGAACACCGTTATACGTTCCAGAACAGGAGTTGCTGATGTAGGCCGAAAGGCGGCAACATTGAAgtggaactgggccggacacgttAGCCGTATGCATCCAGAAAGGTGGGCCACTATTATCACCCAGTGGACacctcaggatggacaccgcaggcggggtaggccccggaagagatggcgtgacgaactagacgcctactgtcgagactggtggactcggtcgaaggatcgggaagtgtggaagcgagatggggaggcctttgcccagcagtgggacattataggctagaaataaaataaataataaaagtaaggatatattttaaacattagcACAAGTcatcacaaataaaaatcaagGCACTAGACAAGACAAAGGTTGAATACCTAAACGTGTAACCATGGGAAGtgcttatttaataatatcacaaatctatataaataaaaatgaatttttgtttgttagtctgattaaaactcgtgaacggctgggccgattgagctaattttgattttaaaatgtttgtagagctccagggaaggtttgaacgatacgaagttcgcgggatcagctagttattaataaaatgatcATTCTTGCTTTGCTTTGTTTTGagcatgaacgtggacggatacaGGGGAAGACGACAACCAAAGAAACTATGAACGGGTTGTGTGAAAATcaatatggtaagaaagaatttTACTTGCCAAATGACGGCAGATACAAGAGGATGGAAGGAGGAAACATGCTGCAccaactccaaataaaattgaaataagggcaggaggatgacgaTGCTTTGTCTTATGGGtaataaaaacaagcaaaacTAGGTACATTAACTCATaatgaaatgtcattaaaaCTTCTGTGTGATATGACTAAGCAATATCTAAGAGACTTGATgactttgaattatttattctcACTAAGTACACATGCTCTCACTTAGCAGTACTCATTAGGTATTAATGTGACTGGTATTGTCTGACTGGTGATGTTTGTCTCAGAACTGAATATAACAGCAGAGTGGTGCATCATGCTGCTCAAATAGTGCACAGGAGGCGGTACTCACAACTGTATGAGCGCTTTGTTGTCCGCCTTGCATTCCTGCAGGATGTCGTCCGCCTCCAACACTTGTGACAATGTTACATTCTGAAACAAAAAGCTTACAGCTCACATCCACACAGTACACCATTCAACTGTTGCATTACACCACGCATTAGGTTCTCGGGGTAACATCGTTCACTAACAACACGATTTCACATTTCAGAAGGCGATAACATCgtgaaataatatgaaaattgaCCAATTCGACCACTCATAACCATGAATTTTTCAACAAATACGCACCTCCTCtttaagaagaaaatttaaCTCCCTAACTACAATATAGTTTCCGCTCCAAAAcatagttaaaattaataagtacaAGACGTGTTATTATTCTAAATCCAtagaaaacttatatttttataaattttagcGTTCCTGAGAGTGCAACGATCCGTTTTCTTTTTGACAGATAATATTTGCCGGTGTTGCTACCTAAATCGAAACACCACAATAACATCTTTGCTTTGTAAAGAAACAAAACGCATTACTGCAGGTTTTTTGggaatatttcacaaaaataaatcattttccaCAGAGCTTCAAGTAATTACAGTAATTAGGCATATTCTACAGTTAGTCTGCTTATTTCGTAGGTAATGCAGtaacagattttttatatttaaaagtaactGTGTCGCGCTTTTCCGCTAAAACGTTTGGATTTTGATTTTACATAACTttaatatatcagaataacacagACCACTGTTTATCGCAATTCAATTAACTTACGAGACCGCAAGCccaaatatttgaaattttttaaaagttatttcctGCAACAACTTTTAATTGGTTGCAATAACTGCTGATTCACTACTAGCTTTTCTCTTGCTAAACTCTAAACTTAATAGcataattttcatattataattttgtttatttagattACAATACTTTGAATAGCCAATCAATATTTCGTTTTCAGGGTATAGGTGGAGGAGGTAacttcttattaaataaatagtctcGAGTATAAGATTAACATTTAATTGACCAGAAGTCATCGTTTAGCTTGTAGCAGCTGCA encodes the following:
- the LOC110372792 gene encoding LOW QUALITY PROTEIN: serine/threonine-protein phosphatase 6 regulatory subunit 3 (The sequence of the model RefSeq protein was modified relative to this genomic sequence to represent the inferred CDS: deleted 1 base in 1 codon) translates to MFWSGNYIVVRELNFLLKEENVTLSQVLEADDILQECKADNKALIQFLTKPEILAELITLITEEPPKNVELASQYRHANIACEVLTSHLSMLSDRLSLDATQMNRLCDFINREPPLNPLLASYFSKTVEMLLERSPKQDCYLYHIVCLRVLDFFKSRRDFLPNLLRHMSTSAIADTFKYFIRLDDLFKKTVMEWLDEHQFLECLIQIVCGTYVPEELADAEKAEHETSEKPHHNHKDDSGGSDADRDKGTPAEAPAQDGAEAAERARRRTAAVAAGNAAALLCELIASGCAGGRRGAVPQSWALLARLAAERGVRALLGGMFTSGAAARDAALVQAAVLLLLHDALRANAVELAVAPHLPLLHHALLRPGAEGRVGLARVQVAALLAHLALSEVEEVARTLLTLGTPALLVELFFQHPNNNFLHACTRCSSTLTNRVFRNQYQRHLVEECGLLARLMDAWEAARAGPGPRPGYMGHVVLCLARLARALAQPDAAPLPPDLAPRWEAFRDHELRPLLQQHDTPLGGYHPSENIYEVEIMADTLAANYDFNDMAATASMDEMADDVNADDANEMCRDMASNLESPDFIADGLGIDDADNMRAAKSNFLELARQRFDDDMWDSPGEAEDEAEAEAEPAVAVQDLLDQHSPWESAGGGGGGAGEGWAQFDEFAPHDQDFAPFWAYAAPIGTSRAACGLLPCHVPTVRPIPDNIDPELEAGMRSLRLEAAEARRLDDASSVELANNLLTAMSAMSPDAIANIVNANLPQPPPGSAPAPAPDAPAPAPDASAPAPADPPAGPPGAGGR